A window of Cumulibacter manganitolerans contains these coding sequences:
- a CDS encoding Asp23/Gls24 family envelope stress response protein: MAIADDDLNAAPAGPVSEGLDIDNGTISVSEAVVAKIAALAAREVAGVHSLGVGAARQVTPVRDRLPGATPSPTSGVSVEVGRTQAAVDLDIVVEYGTPITQIARDVRRHVVAAVERMTGLQVVEVNITVDDVNLPAVADPRDKRLQ; this comes from the coding sequence GTGGCTATCGCGGACGACGACCTGAACGCAGCGCCCGCCGGACCGGTGTCCGAGGGGCTCGACATCGACAACGGCACCATCTCGGTCTCGGAGGCCGTCGTCGCGAAGATCGCCGCGCTGGCCGCGCGCGAGGTCGCCGGGGTGCATTCGCTGGGCGTGGGAGCCGCCCGACAGGTGACGCCGGTGCGCGACCGCCTCCCGGGCGCGACGCCGTCGCCGACGTCCGGCGTGTCGGTCGAGGTGGGCCGGACGCAGGCCGCGGTCGACCTGGACATCGTCGTCGAGTACGGCACGCCGATCACCCAGATCGCCCGGGACGTCCGCCGGCACGTCGTCGCCGCCGTCGAGCGGATGACCGGCCTGCAGGTGGTCGAGGTCAACATCACCGTCGACGACGTCAATCTCCCGGCCGTCGCCGATCCGCGAGACAAGCGGCTGCAGTGA
- a CDS encoding PPK2 family polyphosphate kinase gives MSSDKSRSKDSERTENLRAILRVPANRPAAAQLLADLQPGSTPAGPSGKKAAAKAMKAYAGELAGLQERLFANARGGADRRVLLVLQGMDTSGKGGVVEHVLGLVNPGGIRMHAFKAPTEEEKRHDFLWRVRQALPGEGQIGIFDRSHYEDVLIVKVHQLASDAEIHERYEKINAFERELTDDGYTIVKCFLNISKETQKERLLARLDDPQKHWKFNPGDIDERARWDDYQSAYFEALTRCTSDAAPWYAVPSDHKWYRNWAVGQLLLETLRELDPQFPQMHFDVQEQRERLLAAG, from the coding sequence ATGAGCAGCGACAAGAGCAGGTCGAAGGATTCCGAGCGGACCGAGAACCTGCGCGCGATCCTCCGGGTGCCGGCGAACCGGCCCGCGGCCGCCCAGCTGCTCGCCGACCTGCAGCCCGGCTCGACGCCGGCCGGGCCGTCGGGGAAGAAGGCCGCGGCGAAGGCCATGAAGGCCTACGCGGGCGAGCTGGCCGGGCTGCAGGAGCGGCTGTTCGCCAACGCGCGCGGCGGAGCCGACCGGCGGGTCCTGCTCGTCCTGCAGGGCATGGACACCTCGGGGAAGGGCGGCGTCGTCGAGCACGTGCTCGGGCTGGTCAACCCCGGCGGCATCCGGATGCACGCCTTCAAGGCCCCCACAGAGGAGGAGAAGCGGCACGACTTCCTGTGGCGGGTGCGCCAGGCGCTCCCCGGCGAGGGCCAGATCGGCATCTTCGACCGCTCGCACTACGAGGACGTCCTCATCGTCAAGGTGCACCAGCTGGCCTCGGACGCCGAGATCCACGAGCGGTACGAGAAGATCAACGCGTTCGAGCGGGAGCTGACCGACGACGGATACACGATCGTGAAGTGCTTCCTGAACATCTCGAAGGAGACCCAGAAGGAGCGGCTGCTGGCGCGGCTGGACGACCCGCAGAAGCACTGGAAGTTCAACCCCGGCGACATCGACGAGCGCGCGCGGTGGGATGACTACCAGTCGGCGTACTTCGAGGCGCTCACGCGGTGCACCAGCGACGCGGCCCCGTGGTACGCCGTCCCGTCGGACCACAAGTGGTACCGCAACTGGGCGGTCGGGCAGCTGCTGCTGGAGACGCTGCGCGAGCTGGACCCGCAGTTCCCGCAGATGCACTTCGACGTGCAGGAGCAGCGCGAGCGGCTGCTCGCGGCGGGCTGA
- the malQ gene encoding 4-alpha-glucanotransferase, translating into MDEHLRALADLYGVATEYAGMGGQVSVAPSTIRSVLDALGVDSTSAGGAAAALARGRAAVLHRALPRCVVHRVGDHTDVPVRLPSGTSAGLRVVLGSGGTVPLFEVPPEEVPRVAGTDGFDEVTFRLPPQLPPGYHAVELSGAGAPQRAPLIVAPRFLDLPLSIGREQVWGYGVQLYSVQSAGSWAMGDLQDLADLATWSATQGCDYLLVNPLHAAEPTPPIGASPYSPSSRRFVHPIYLRPEAVPELATAPEAVRADVSAARSALLAAVGDRDTVDRDAVWTAKIAALQGIYDCGRSTLRQFAFDAYRARAGAELRDFAVWCALVEQHGHDWRQWPEALQQPSSAETAAFAAQHADRVDFHCWLQWLAGEQLVAAQAVARDAGMRIGILNDIAVGVGPTSSEVWSHPDLFARGVSVGAPPDDYNRLGQDWTQSPWRPDRLADSGFAAFREMVRETLAHSGGIRVDHIIGLFRLWWIPEGASPTAGTYVRYDHEALIAILMIEAQRAGAVIVGEDLGTVEGWVRDYLAERGVLGTSVAWFERDATGAPLPADRFREYSMASVTTHDLAPTAGYLRGAHLEVRDRLGLLGRPLADERAEHEADLARWRSMLSARGYLVPGAGDDATEDEILALHRHLRATPARLLNVALTDAVGDLRMQNQPGTRDEYPNWRVPLTAADGARVRLEDLLVSARAARLAATQVPDRTTGDRTG; encoded by the coding sequence GTGGACGAGCACCTGCGCGCGCTCGCGGACCTGTACGGCGTCGCCACCGAGTACGCCGGCATGGGCGGCCAGGTCAGCGTCGCGCCGTCCACCATCCGGTCGGTGCTCGACGCGCTCGGGGTCGACAGCACGTCGGCCGGCGGCGCGGCCGCCGCGCTGGCGCGCGGTCGCGCCGCGGTGCTGCATCGCGCGCTGCCCAGGTGCGTGGTGCACCGGGTGGGTGACCACACCGACGTCCCCGTCCGCCTGCCCTCCGGCACCTCCGCCGGCCTGCGGGTCGTCCTGGGCTCCGGTGGCACGGTGCCGCTGTTCGAGGTTCCGCCGGAGGAGGTCCCGCGCGTGGCGGGCACCGACGGGTTCGACGAGGTCACTTTCCGGCTGCCGCCGCAGCTGCCGCCCGGCTACCACGCCGTCGAGCTCTCCGGAGCCGGAGCGCCGCAGCGGGCGCCGCTCATCGTCGCTCCCCGGTTCCTCGACCTGCCCCTGAGCATCGGTCGGGAGCAGGTGTGGGGGTACGGCGTCCAGCTGTACAGCGTGCAGTCGGCCGGAAGCTGGGCGATGGGCGACCTGCAGGACCTGGCGGACCTCGCGACGTGGTCGGCCACCCAGGGCTGCGACTACCTGCTGGTGAACCCGCTGCACGCCGCCGAGCCGACACCGCCGATCGGCGCCTCGCCGTACTCGCCGAGCAGCCGCCGGTTCGTGCATCCGATCTACCTGCGCCCCGAGGCGGTGCCGGAGCTCGCGACCGCGCCGGAGGCCGTCCGGGCGGACGTAAGCGCTGCGCGGTCCGCGCTCCTGGCCGCCGTCGGCGACCGGGACACCGTGGACCGTGACGCGGTGTGGACGGCGAAGATCGCCGCCCTGCAAGGGATCTACGACTGCGGTCGATCGACGCTGCGCCAGTTCGCCTTCGATGCCTACCGGGCGCGGGCAGGCGCGGAGCTGCGGGACTTCGCGGTCTGGTGCGCGCTCGTCGAGCAGCACGGCCACGACTGGCGGCAGTGGCCCGAGGCTCTTCAGCAGCCCTCGTCCGCCGAGACCGCCGCGTTCGCGGCGCAGCACGCGGATCGCGTCGACTTCCACTGCTGGCTGCAGTGGCTGGCCGGCGAGCAGCTGGTCGCCGCGCAGGCCGTCGCCCGGGACGCCGGCATGCGAATCGGGATCCTCAACGACATCGCGGTCGGTGTCGGGCCGACCAGCAGCGAGGTGTGGAGCCACCCCGACCTGTTCGCGCGCGGCGTCAGCGTCGGCGCTCCCCCGGACGACTACAACCGGCTCGGCCAGGACTGGACCCAGTCGCCGTGGCGCCCCGATCGCTTGGCGGACAGCGGTTTCGCGGCCTTTCGAGAGATGGTGCGCGAGACCCTGGCGCACTCGGGCGGCATCCGGGTCGACCACATCATCGGGCTGTTCCGGCTCTGGTGGATACCCGAGGGCGCGAGCCCGACGGCCGGCACGTACGTGCGCTACGACCACGAGGCGTTGATCGCGATCCTCATGATCGAGGCGCAGCGCGCGGGCGCCGTGATCGTGGGTGAGGACCTGGGAACGGTCGAGGGCTGGGTGCGTGACTATCTCGCCGAGCGCGGCGTGCTGGGCACGTCGGTCGCCTGGTTCGAGCGCGACGCGACCGGTGCTCCGCTGCCCGCCGACCGGTTCCGCGAGTACTCGATGGCGTCGGTGACCACCCACGACCTCGCCCCGACGGCGGGATACCTCCGCGGCGCGCACCTGGAGGTCCGCGACCGGCTCGGTCTGCTCGGCCGCCCGCTCGCCGACGAACGGGCCGAGCACGAGGCCGATCTCGCCCGCTGGCGGTCCATGCTGTCCGCGCGCGGGTACCTCGTCCCCGGCGCCGGCGACGACGCGACGGAGGACGAGATCCTCGCGCTGCACCGGCACCTGCGCGCCACGCCGGCACGCCTGCTGAACGTCGCGCTCACCGACGCGGTCGGCGATCTGCGGATGCAGAACCAGCCGGGGACCCGCGACGAGTACCCCAACTGGCGCGTGCCGCTGACCGCCGCCGACGGCGCGCGGGTGCGGCTGGAGGATCTGCTCGTCAGCGCCCGGGCCGCGCGCCTCGCGGCCACCCAGGTGCCCGATCGGACGACCGGCGACCGGACCGGGTAG
- a CDS encoding SDR family NAD(P)-dependent oxidoreductase — MSDELRTAVVVGATGGVGRQLCALLAADGVAVHAVARGRQALERVAAETGARPWQVDLTDEESAETVAAGLAEHAPELAIAAVGGWYVAEPGLRLPMATWGATLASNLTAHFGAARAFAPVLAGPRPVYLALNGIASHYPCEGSIAISVAGAGQAMMLDVLAAEGRDAAVSYRELVVDTPILGPGERHDQDEPTHTITEVYAAVRDLAGRDPAPGRVVRRHLG, encoded by the coding sequence ATGAGCGACGAACTACGCACGGCCGTCGTGGTCGGCGCGACCGGCGGCGTCGGTCGGCAGCTGTGCGCGCTGCTCGCGGCGGACGGCGTCGCGGTGCACGCGGTCGCCCGCGGCCGGCAGGCCCTGGAGCGGGTGGCCGCCGAGACCGGCGCGCGGCCGTGGCAGGTCGATCTCACCGACGAGGAATCCGCCGAGACCGTGGCAGCCGGCCTGGCCGAGCACGCGCCCGAGCTCGCGATCGCCGCGGTCGGCGGGTGGTACGTCGCCGAGCCGGGTCTGCGGCTGCCCATGGCGACGTGGGGGGCGACCCTGGCGAGCAACCTCACCGCGCACTTCGGCGCCGCCCGCGCGTTCGCGCCGGTCCTGGCGGGACCGCGGCCCGTGTACCTGGCGCTGAACGGGATCGCCAGCCACTATCCCTGCGAGGGCTCGATCGCGATCAGCGTGGCCGGTGCCGGGCAGGCGATGATGCTGGACGTCCTCGCCGCCGAGGGACGCGACGCCGCCGTCTCCTACCGCGAGCTCGTCGTCGACACGCCGATCCTCGGCCCGGGCGAGCGGCACGACCAGGACGAGCCGACGCACACCATCACAGAGGTGTACGCCGCCGTTCGCGACCTCGCGGGCCGCGATCCGGCGCCGGGGCGCGTCGTACGCCGCCACCTCGGGTGA
- the glgX gene encoding glycogen debranching protein GlgX yields the protein MEIWPGAPYPLGSTYDGTGTNFALFSEVATQVDLVLFDGDGTEKTVTLPEVDGFVWHGYLPGIEPGQAYGYRVHGPGDFATGARCNPSKLLLDPYAKAISGEIIWDQAVFGYDHETGEPDHTDSAPYTMRSVVINPFFDWGSDHLPNTPYHNTVIYEAHVKGLTETHPDIPEDQRGTYAGIAHPVIIDHLRDLGVTAIELMPVHQFVQDDRLVKDGLANYWGYNTIGFFAPHNAYSAAGDGGQQVQEFKGMVKELHRAGIEVILDVVYNHTAEGNHLGPTLSFKGIDNASYYRLSEEDPSKYVDYTGTGNSFNVRQPHSLQLIMDSLRYWVTEMHVDGFRFDLAATLARELHDVDRLAAFFDLVQQDPVVSQVKLIAEPWDIGEGGYQVGNFPPLWTEWNGKYRDTVRDFWRGEPATLGEFASRLTGSSDLYAHNGRRPAASINFVTAHDGFTLRDLVSYNEKHNEANGEGNQDGESHNRSWNSGAEGPTDDPEVRELRERRSRNFIATLMLSQGVPMLLHGDELGRTQQGNNNAYCQDNELTWVDWSAVDEDLLAFTSALTKLRHEHPIFRRRRFFDGHPEPDDKGNVERDIAWLTPSGDEMTEADWGAGFGKSIMVFLNGAGIKGTDYRGQPIVDDSFLLLFNAYEGDLGFQLPDGDYAPGWRVVVNTATGRHEISEDVLAASSTLNVPARSMLVLLEAAGE from the coding sequence ATGGAGATCTGGCCCGGCGCGCCCTACCCCTTGGGCTCGACCTACGACGGCACCGGCACCAACTTCGCTCTGTTCAGCGAGGTCGCCACCCAGGTCGATCTCGTGCTGTTCGACGGTGACGGCACGGAGAAGACCGTGACGCTGCCCGAGGTGGACGGCTTCGTGTGGCACGGCTATCTGCCGGGCATCGAGCCGGGCCAGGCGTACGGCTACCGCGTGCACGGCCCCGGCGACTTCGCGACCGGCGCCCGCTGCAACCCCAGCAAGCTGCTGCTCGATCCGTACGCCAAGGCGATCTCCGGCGAGATCATCTGGGACCAGGCGGTGTTCGGGTACGACCACGAGACCGGGGAGCCCGACCACACGGACTCGGCGCCGTACACGATGCGCTCCGTGGTCATCAACCCGTTCTTCGACTGGGGCAGCGACCACCTGCCCAACACGCCGTACCACAACACCGTCATCTACGAGGCGCACGTGAAGGGGCTCACCGAGACCCATCCGGACATCCCCGAGGACCAGCGCGGCACGTACGCCGGGATCGCGCACCCGGTCATCATCGACCACCTCCGCGACCTGGGCGTCACGGCGATCGAGCTGATGCCGGTGCACCAGTTCGTGCAGGACGACCGGCTCGTGAAGGACGGCCTGGCCAACTACTGGGGTTACAACACCATCGGCTTCTTCGCCCCGCACAACGCGTACTCCGCGGCCGGCGACGGCGGCCAGCAGGTCCAGGAGTTCAAGGGCATGGTCAAGGAGCTGCACCGCGCGGGGATCGAGGTCATCCTGGACGTGGTGTACAACCACACCGCCGAGGGCAACCACCTCGGCCCGACCCTGTCGTTCAAGGGCATCGACAACGCGTCGTACTACCGGCTGAGCGAGGAGGACCCGTCGAAGTACGTCGACTACACCGGCACCGGGAACTCGTTCAACGTCCGTCAGCCGCACTCGCTGCAGCTCATCATGGACTCGCTGCGCTACTGGGTGACCGAGATGCACGTCGACGGCTTCCGGTTCGACCTCGCCGCGACCCTCGCCCGCGAGCTGCATGACGTCGACCGGCTGGCCGCGTTCTTCGATCTCGTCCAGCAGGACCCGGTGGTCAGCCAGGTCAAGCTCATCGCCGAGCCCTGGGACATCGGCGAGGGCGGCTACCAGGTCGGCAACTTCCCGCCCTTGTGGACGGAATGGAATGGCAAGTACCGCGACACGGTCCGCGACTTCTGGCGCGGCGAGCCGGCGACCCTCGGCGAGTTCGCCTCGCGGCTCACCGGGTCCTCCGACCTGTACGCGCACAACGGCCGGCGACCGGCCGCGTCCATCAACTTCGTCACCGCCCACGACGGTTTCACGCTGCGCGACCTGGTGTCGTACAACGAGAAGCACAACGAGGCCAACGGCGAGGGCAACCAGGACGGCGAGAGCCACAACCGGTCCTGGAACTCCGGCGCCGAGGGGCCGACCGACGATCCCGAGGTGCGCGAGCTGCGGGAGCGGCGCAGCCGCAACTTCATCGCGACCCTGATGCTGTCGCAGGGCGTGCCGATGCTGCTGCACGGCGACGAGCTCGGCCGCACCCAGCAGGGCAACAACAACGCCTACTGCCAGGACAACGAGCTGACCTGGGTGGACTGGAGCGCCGTCGACGAGGACCTGCTGGCCTTCACCTCGGCCCTCACCAAGCTCCGCCACGAGCACCCGATCTTCCGGCGTCGGCGGTTCTTCGACGGCCATCCCGAGCCGGACGACAAGGGGAACGTCGAGCGCGACATCGCCTGGCTGACGCCGTCCGGCGACGAGATGACCGAGGCCGACTGGGGCGCGGGCTTCGGCAAGTCGATCATGGTGTTCCTCAACGGGGCCGGCATCAAGGGCACCGACTACCGCGGCCAGCCGATCGTCGACGACTCGTTCCTGCTGCTGTTCAACGCCTACGAGGGCGATCTGGGCTTCCAGCTCCCGGACGGCGACTACGCACCCGGCTGGCGGGTCGTCGTCAACACCGCGACCGGGCGGCACGAGATCTCCGAGGACGTGCTGGCGGCGAGCAGCACGCTGAACGTCCCCGCCCGCTCGATGCTGGTGCTGCTCGAGGCCGCCGGGGAGTGA